The proteins below are encoded in one region of Ereboglobus luteus:
- a CDS encoding rhomboid family intramembrane serine protease — protein sequence MRALVVKLRHIYLPFFVIAQGFISIYTFLDWLLFIKLDILPVHEEVLTFWLPCFFPFLPVWYWLVPRIKLLKLSENAVFAYWGAAVIAISTPTIVAQNWLYKSAGELIELESIHEISTVEKTKFYILKKIHIGRADIGRHTVFDTGGKNNERFTMHLYFVFPILEDPASALRRETSPAWLGIEYSKAIDNRWSNVKKDEAYRAFAKDCHEKILARNLAQFEYLERPGYTPAADGFQNALKKSPRFKGKNNIVLIPRETPFIERGASSFRWIFYSFSIGSGIWFIMLLFPKMGKDAMTQIRYRSYTKDRDSFLRNAVSVVRPSKNYPATLIILYINILLFAAMVACGLGFLSFNACDLLAWGANFRPLVAEGEGWRLLTSMFLHGGFIHLFGNMYGLIFIGLFLGPMLGGARFWIAYLLSGILAGCASNWWNEDIVSVGASGAIFGMYGLFLALRLTKTVVHELGTAVLVSIFVFVGLNLLFGFTRSGIDNAGHIAGLLVGFAIGLIYCPLLRREGAKIDSEEKPSG from the coding sequence ATGAGAGCCCTTGTCGTCAAACTGCGCCATATTTATTTGCCTTTTTTTGTAATAGCGCAGGGGTTCATCTCTATATATACATTTCTCGACTGGCTTCTTTTTATCAAACTCGATATTCTGCCGGTTCATGAGGAGGTGCTCACATTTTGGCTGCCGTGTTTTTTCCCGTTTCTTCCCGTTTGGTATTGGTTGGTGCCACGCATTAAATTACTGAAACTTTCTGAAAATGCCGTGTTTGCATACTGGGGTGCCGCCGTTATTGCAATCTCTACGCCAACGATTGTCGCCCAGAATTGGTTATACAAGTCGGCGGGAGAGCTTATCGAGCTTGAAAGCATTCATGAAATTAGCACGGTAGAAAAAACGAAATTTTATATTTTAAAAAAAATTCATATAGGCAGAGCCGACATAGGGCGCCATACGGTGTTTGATACGGGTGGCAAGAACAACGAGCGTTTCACTATGCACCTGTATTTTGTTTTCCCGATTCTGGAAGACCCTGCCAGCGCACTGCGGAGGGAAACCAGCCCTGCCTGGCTGGGCATTGAATACAGCAAGGCAATAGATAACAGGTGGTCTAATGTAAAAAAGGACGAGGCATACCGCGCTTTTGCGAAGGATTGCCATGAAAAGATTCTCGCCCGAAATCTGGCCCAATTTGAGTATCTCGAACGTCCCGGCTACACGCCCGCGGCTGACGGATTTCAGAATGCACTAAAAAAAAGCCCGAGATTCAAAGGCAAAAACAACATCGTGCTCATACCCAGGGAAACGCCCTTTATCGAAAGAGGAGCGTCGTCGTTCAGATGGATATTCTACTCCTTTTCGATAGGCTCCGGTATTTGGTTTATAATGCTTCTATTCCCAAAGATGGGAAAGGACGCTATGACACAGATACGTTATAGATCTTATACAAAGGATCGTGACTCTTTTTTGAGAAATGCTGTCTCTGTTGTCAGGCCGAGTAAAAACTACCCTGCCACGTTGATCATATTATATATAAACATTTTGTTGTTTGCGGCGATGGTTGCCTGCGGACTCGGGTTCTTGTCATTCAATGCGTGCGATCTGCTGGCGTGGGGCGCAAACTTCCGTCCACTGGTAGCGGAGGGCGAAGGATGGCGGTTACTGACAAGCATGTTTTTGCACGGCGGCTTCATACACCTGTTCGGTAATATGTATGGATTGATATTCATTGGTTTATTTCTGGGCCCCATGCTTGGAGGGGCGAGATTTTGGATTGCGTATTTGCTATCCGGCATTCTTGCGGGTTGCGCGAGTAATTGGTGGAACGAAGACATAGTCAGCGTAGGGGCGTCAGGCGCGATTTTCGGTATGTATGGCTTGTTCCTCGCGTTGAGACTCACGAAAACCGTCGTTCATGAATTGGGGACGGCAGTCCTAGTGAGCATATTTGTATTTGTCGGTCTCAATCTACTGTTCGGCTTTACCAGATCTGGCATCGACAATGCGGGGCATATCGCAGGCCTGCTGGTCGGCTTTGCGATTGGGCTGATCTATTGCCCGTTGCTTCGGAGAGAGGGCGCGAAAATCGATTCCGAAGAAAAACCGTCCGGCTAG
- a CDS encoding trimeric intracellular cation channel family protein, with amino-acid sequence MDHLFFVVLNIIGTFMFAVSGVSVAISKDYDLFGIAVLGFATAIGGGTLRDMMLGVGPVSWMSDYATIITVLVAIIVSSLFLGYIHKLGWWNIVFDGAGLGVFTLVGMQKGIDHGLSPLVCVLLGTITGAGGGVIRDVLSGERPMLFQKELYASVSIAGGAFYFLLRALASDRLTWHWQAVACIVFIVALRVIAVRFNWSLPRIRAHRSGTNRARLRKMAGLFRGDD; translated from the coding sequence ATGGACCATCTGTTTTTTGTCGTTCTCAATATCATTGGCACGTTCATGTTTGCGGTGTCGGGCGTGTCGGTCGCCATCAGCAAGGATTACGACTTGTTCGGCATCGCGGTGCTCGGCTTCGCGACGGCGATCGGCGGCGGCACACTGCGCGACATGATGCTGGGCGTCGGGCCGGTTTCGTGGATGTCCGACTATGCGACGATCATCACGGTGTTGGTGGCGATCATCGTGTCGTCCTTGTTTCTTGGATACATCCACAAGCTCGGCTGGTGGAACATCGTTTTCGACGGCGCGGGGCTGGGCGTGTTCACGCTCGTGGGCATGCAAAAGGGAATCGACCACGGGCTTTCACCGCTCGTGTGCGTGCTGCTCGGCACGATCACGGGCGCGGGCGGCGGCGTGATCCGCGACGTGCTTTCGGGCGAGCGTCCGATGCTGTTTCAAAAAGAACTCTACGCGTCGGTGTCGATCGCGGGCGGCGCGTTTTATTTTCTTCTGCGCGCGCTGGCGTCCGACCGGCTCACGTGGCACTGGCAGGCGGTGGCGTGCATCGTGTTCATCGTGGCACTGCGCGTGATCGCGGTGCGTTTCAACTGGTCGCTGCCAAGAATCCGCGCGCACCGCAGCGGCACAAACCGCGCGCGCCTGCGCAAGATGGCGGGCTTGTTTCGCGGGGATGATTAG
- a CDS encoding VC0807 family protein: protein MSTPDESQPVVPAAASPASGASAKPAPKKENMLLNLICNIALPTLILMKFSSDKWLGPLWGLLVALAFPVCYGAWDMATRKHANMISVVGFCGVLLGGGLGLLKVSGFWFAVKEALVPSIIGIAVLVSARLKKPLVRALIYNDQLIDTARVKAALEERGTHSAFEKLLAGANKWLALTFFVSAVLNFFLARRLITATPRTEEFNSQLGQMQLWSWPVIVLPSMVMLMVILWKLLGGLQRLTGLEQDAIFRGGEKKAPPS from the coding sequence ATGTCCACACCAGATGAGAGCCAGCCCGTCGTTCCCGCAGCCGCATCGCCCGCGTCCGGGGCGTCCGCCAAACCCGCGCCGAAAAAGGAAAACATGCTGCTTAACCTCATCTGCAACATCGCGCTTCCGACGTTGATTTTGATGAAGTTCAGCTCGGACAAATGGCTCGGCCCTCTGTGGGGGCTGCTCGTGGCGCTGGCGTTTCCGGTTTGCTACGGCGCGTGGGACATGGCGACGCGCAAGCATGCCAACATGATTTCGGTCGTGGGGTTTTGCGGCGTGCTGCTCGGCGGCGGACTCGGGTTACTGAAGGTGAGCGGCTTCTGGTTTGCCGTGAAGGAGGCGCTCGTGCCGTCGATCATTGGCATCGCGGTGCTCGTCTCGGCGCGCCTGAAAAAACCGCTTGTGCGCGCGCTCATCTACAACGACCAACTCATCGACACGGCGCGCGTGAAGGCGGCGCTTGAGGAGCGCGGCACGCACAGCGCCTTCGAAAAATTGCTCGCGGGCGCAAACAAGTGGCTCGCGCTGACGTTTTTCGTGAGCGCGGTGCTGAACTTTTTTCTCGCCCGCCGACTGATCACGGCGACACCGCGCACGGAGGAATTTAACTCGCAACTCGGCCAGATGCAGCTCTGGAGCTGGCCTGTGATCGTGCTCCCGAGCATGGTCATGCTGATGGTGATTTTGTGGAAACTGCTTGGCGGTCTGCAACGACTCACCGGCCTGGAGCAGGACGCGATTTTCCGCGGCGGAGAGAAGAAAGCTCCGCCATCATAG